A genomic stretch from Lathyrus oleraceus cultivar Zhongwan6 chromosome 2, CAAS_Psat_ZW6_1.0, whole genome shotgun sequence includes:
- the LOC127120708 gene encoding cytochrome P450 87A3, translated as MWGLCVGVLVVICIVTHWVYRWRNPSCNGKLPPGSMGLPLLGESLQFFSPNTSSDIPPFIKQRMKRYGPIFKTNLVGRPVVVSADPDLNYFIFQQEGKIFQSWYPDTFTEIFGKQNVGSLHGFMYKYLKNMMLNLFGPESLKKMLSEVEEAACRTLQQSSCQDSVELKDATARMIFDLTAKKLISYDSTRSPENLRKNFVAFIQGLISFPLDIPGTAYHKCLQGRKKAMKMLKNMLQERREMPRKQQKDFFDYVIEELRKEGTVLTEAIALDLMFVLLFASFETTSLALTYAIKLLSDNPLVFKQLQEEHEAILERREDPNSGVTWQEYKSMTFTFQLITETVRLANIVPGIFRKALREINFKGYTIPAGWAVMVCPPAVHLNPTKYQDPLAFNPKRWEGMELNGATKHFMAFGGGMRFCVGTDFAKVQMAVFLHCLVTKYRWRPIKGGNIVRTPGLQFPNGFHVQIAEKDRRKREPGYRTIH; from the exons ATGTGGGGTTTGTGTGTTGGAGTGTTGGTTGTTATATGCATTGTTACTCATTGGGTTTATAGATGGAGAAATCCTAGTTGTAATGGAAAACTTCCACCTGGTTCAATGGGTTTACCCCTTCTTGGTGAGAGTCTTCAGTTTTTTTCTCCCAACACTTCTTCTGATATTCCTCCATTCATCAAGCAGAGAATGAAAAG ATATGGACCAATCTTCAAGACAAACTTGGTTGGAAGACCAGTTGTAGTGTCTGCAGACCCTGATCTTAATTACTTCATATTCCAACAAGAAGGGAAAATATTCCAGAGCTGGTATCCAGATACATTCACAGAGATATTTGGGAAACAAAATGTAGGTTCCTTACACGGTTTTATGTACAAGTACCTTAAAAACATGATGCTCAATCTGTTTGGTCCAGAGAGTCTCAAAAAGATGCTCTCAGAGGTTGAAGAAGCAGCCTGCAGAACGTTGCAGCAATCGTCGTGCCAGGACAGTGTTGAGCTGAAGGACGCAACAGCAAGG ATGATATTCGATTTGACTGCAAAGAAACTCATCAGTTATGATTCCACAAGGTCCCCTGAGAATTTAAGAAAGAACTTTGTTGCATTTATACAAGGACTCATCTCATTCCCTCTCGACATTCCAGGAACAGCTTATCACAAATGTTTGCAG GGTAGGAAAAAGGCAATGAAGATGCTGAAGAACATGCTGCAAGAAAGAAGGGAGATGCCTAGGAAACAACAGAAGGATTTCTTTGATTATGTTATTGAAGAACTTAGGAAAGAGGGAACTGTCTTAACTGAAGCAATCGCTCTGGACCTCATGTTTGTGCTTCTCTTTGCAAGCTTTGAGACCACTTCTCTGGCTCTTACTTATGCCATCAAATTACTCTCCGACAATCCCTTGGTGTTCAAGCAACTACAA GAAGAACATGAAGCCATCCTTGAACGGCGTGAAGATCCTAACTCTGGAGTCACATGGCAAGAATACAAATCAATGACATTTACATTTCAG CTTATAACTGAAACTGTGAGACTCGCAAATATAGTTCCAGGAATCTTCCGAAAGGCACTGAGGGAAATTAATTTTAAGG GATATACCATACCAGCAGGATGGGCAGTCATGGTGTGTCCCCCAGCTGTACATTTGAACCCGACAAAATATCAGGACCCTCTTGCCTTCAACCCAAAGAGATGGGAG GGAATGGAACTGAATGGTGCTACCAAACATTTTATGGCTTTCGGTGGAGGCATGAGATTTTGTGTTGGGACAGACTTCGCTAAGGTTCAAATGGCTGTTTTTCTTCATTGCTTGGTAACAAAGTATAG GTGGCGGCCTATCAAAGGAGGGAATATTGTTCGAACTCCAGGTTTACAATTTCCAAATGGCTTCCACGTCCAGATCGCAGAGAAAGATCGAAGAAAGCGCGAACCAGGCTATAGAACTATACATTAG
- the LOC127120709 gene encoding protein HAPLESS 2, translated as MTSPSPCSTVTIIFLVYFFLALHVAGVQIISKSKLEKCEKNSNSDDLNCTTKMVVSMAVPSGSSGGEASIVAELVEVEENSSTKMQTLRIPPVITINKTAAYAVYELTYIRDVPYKPEEYYVQTRKCEPDAGANIVKICERLRDEDGHIIENTQPTCCPCGPQRRMPSSCGNFFDKMTKGKANTAHCVRFPGEWFHVFGIGRRTLGFSVRIQVKSGTKISEVVVGPESRTVTSDDKFLRVNLIGDFVGYTNIPNFEDFYLVVPRQGDPGQPHDLGRNISMWMLLERVRFTLDGIECNKIGISYEAFNRQPNFCASPFWSCLHNQLWNFREADLNRLSRNQVPLYGLEGRFQRINQHPNAGSFSFSIGITEVLNTNIVIELSANDVDYVYQRSPGKIMSVSVPTFEALTQFGLATITTKNTGEVEASYSLTFNCSKEITLMEEQFLIMKPNEITTRSFKIYPNTDQASKYSCAAILKDSDYTEVDRAECQFTTTGTVLDNGTQGIPFQPPETGMNGFFDSIERMWNKLWTGLIEFITGKNCREKCSGFFDFKCHIQYVCLSWIMMFGLFLAIFPTVLVLLWLLHQKGLFDPLYDWWEDSCGADEQFIMNKHRVKINQAHHHIHDKKHHKPELRHTNRRTPNRRKTSYEHHHKHKNSERNSDHLHHVQKEMHKHRQNKHMDSLQHNDDNNPAQHHKHRKEQEPSTGLIKELRHDNIRHANHDKHKHVLVYDPGSE; from the exons ATGACATCACCGTCCCCTTGTAGCACCGTAACCATCATCTTCTTAGTTTATTTCTTTCTTGCACTCCATGTCGCCGGAGTTCAAATCATTTCCAAATCAAAGCTTGAGAAATGCGAGAAGAATTCAAACTCCGATGATCTCAATTGCACTACCAAAATGGTTGTCAGCATGGCTGTTCCCAGTGGCTCG AGTGGAGGAGAGGCTTCTATTGTTGCGGAATTGGTGGAGGTAGAAGAAAATTCGTCCACCAAAATGCAGACATTGCGGATTCCGCCTGTCATAACGATCAACAAAACTGCTGCTTATGCAGTGTATGAGTTAACATACATACGA GATGTTCCTTATAAGCCTGAAGAGTATTATGTTCAGACACGAAAATGTGAGCCAGATGCTGGTGCAAATATTGTGAAGATATGCGAGAG ACTGCGAGATGAAGATGGTCATATCATCGAGAATACTCAG CCAACATGTTGTCCATGTGGACCCCAGCGACGGATGCCTTCGTCCTGTGGAAACTTCT TTGACAAAATGACAAAAGGAAAGGCCAATACCGCACATTGTGTGCGCTTTCCAGGTGAATG GTTTCATGTTTTTGGCATTGGGCGGCGAACATTAGGATTTAGTGTTCGAATACAGGTGAAGAGTGGAACTAAAATCTCG GAAGTAGTTGTGGGTCCTGAAAGCAGAACAGTGACATCTGATGATAAATTTTTGAGGGTTAATCTTATTGGAGATTTTGTTGGCTATACGAATATACCAAATTTTGAGGATTTCTATCTCGTTGTTCCAAGGCAG GGTGACCCTGGTCAACCACACGACTTGGGGAGAAACATTTCTATGTGGATGCTTCTTGAGAGGGTCAGATTTACCTTAGATGGTATTGAATGTAACAAAATCGGTATCAGTTATGAAGCTTTCAATAGACAACCAAACTTTTGTGCTTCACCCTTTTGGAGTTGCTTGCATAATCAATTGTGGAATTTTCGGGAG GCTGACCTGAATCGATTAAGTAGGAATCAGGTGCCACTCTATGGTTTGGAAGGAAGATTTCAAAGGATAAACCAGCATCCA AATGCTGGGAGTTTTTCTTTCTCCATTGGAATTACAGAGGTTCTTAATACAAATATAGTGATAGAATTAAGTGCCAATGATGTAGACTATGTTTATCAAAG GAGCCCGGGAAAGATCATGAGTGTGAGTGTCCCTACATTTGAAGCCCTTACTCAATTTGGACTTGCGACAATCACAACTAAGAATACTGGTGAGGTGGAAGCATCATATAGTTTGACG TTTAATTGCTCCAAAGAGATCACCCTGATGGAG GAGCAATTTTTGATCATGAAGCCAAATGAGATTACAACCCGATCATTCAAAATCTACCCAAACACTGATCAAGCTTCCAAATATTCCTGTGCAG CCATATTGAAGGACTCTGATTATACTGAAGTTGATAGAGCTGAGTGTCAATTTACTACTACTGGAACTGTTCTTGACAATGGAACACAG GGGATACCTTTTCAACCCCCAGAGACTGGTATGAATGGTTTCTTTGATTCTATTGAAAGAATGTGGAATAAACTATGGACAGGCTTAATAGAATTTATTACCGGAAAAAATTGCAG AGAAAAATGCTCTGGCTTTTTTGACTTCAAGTGCCACATACAATATGTTTGCTTGAGTTGGATAATGATGTTTGGTCTGTTTTTGGCCATTTTTCCTACAG TACTTGTGCTGTTATGGCTTTTGCACCAGAAAGGTCTATTTGATCCTCTTTATGACTGGTGGGAGGATAGTTGTGGTGCTGATGAGCAATTCATCATGAATAAACATAGAGTCAAAATTAACCAGGCACACCACCATATTCATGACAAAAAACATCATAAACCAGAGCTCAGGCATACGAACCGCCGTACTCCAAATAGGCGAAAGACCAGTTATGAGCACCATCACAAGCACAAAAATTCTGAAAGGAATTCTGATCATCTACACCACGTTCAGAAAGAAATGCACAAGCATAGACAAAACAAGCATATGGATAGTTTGCAGCATAATGATGATAACAATCCTGCACAACATCACAAACACAGAAAGGAGCAGGAACCTTCAACAGGACTGATCAAAGAGCTGAGGCATGATAACATAAGGCATGCAAATCATGACAAACACAAACATGTTTTGGTATATGATCCTGGGTCTGAGTAG
- the LOC127123870 gene encoding uncharacterized protein LOC127123870: MAGRNTGRNDEALAAAMQVMAQAFQNLPNADENVGSRSLATFQRENPPTFLGRYNPEGALAWLKEIERIFRVMDCTLVQKIRYGTHKLSGEADDWWVDTRLRLETAGEEITWEGFCREFLRNYYPEDVQGKKEIEFLELKQGNLSVTEYAAKFTELAKFYPHYDGANVEFSKCIKFENGLRPEIKKVVGYQKIRVFADLIDSCRIFEEDNNAHYKILSEKRGRGQHSRGKPYETPVGKGKQKVIPGRRTSGGDAPANVICFKCGKPSHKSNVCRLGETRCFRCGMSGHAARDCKQKDVVCFNCGEGGHISAKCQKPKRGQESGKVFALSGTHTTNEDGLIRGTYFINSIPLITIIDTGATHCFVAADCVERLGLSLSSLGRDMIVEVPVKGTVSTSLACKSCPLLIFGKDFVVDLVCLPLVGLDVVLGMDWLKSNYVHINCYNNTVRFSSTEEEGRT; this comes from the coding sequence ATGGCCGGAAGAAACACTGGGAGGAATGATGAGGCTCTTGCTGCAGCTATGCAGGTAATGGCTCAGGCGTTCCAGAACCTACCCAATGCTGACGAGAACGTGGGGTCTCGTAGTCTGGCGACGTTTCAGAGGGAGAACCCGCCTACTTTTCTGGGTAGGTATAATCCTGAAGGAGCCTTGGcttggttgaaggagattgaaagaatcttcagagtgaTGGATTGCACTCTTGTGCAAAAGATCCGTTATGGAACTCATAAGCTGTCAGGTGAAGCCGATGATTGGTGGGTGGACACTCGTCTAAGGTTGGAAACTGCGGGCGAGGAGATTACTTGGGAAGGGTTTTGTAGAGAATTTCTGAGGAACTATTATCCAGAAGATGTGCAAGGAAAGAAAGAGATTGAATTCCTCGAGTTGAAGCAAGGGAACTTGTCAGTcacggagtatgctgctaagttcactgAATTGGCTAAGTTCTATCCTCACTATGATGGAGCCAATGTCGAATTCTCtaagtgcatcaagtttgaaaatggattgcgTCCGGAAATTAAGAAAGTTGTGGGATATCAAAAGATTCGCGTCTTTGCGGATCTGATTGATAGTTGTAGAATCTTTGAAGAGGACAACAATGCACACTATAAGATCTTGTCTGAGAAGAGAGGAAGGGGTCAACACAGTCGTGGTAAGCCATATGAAACTCCGGTTGGAAAAGGGAAACAGAAAGTGATTCCGGGTCGAAGAACAAGTGGGGGAGATGCTCCTGCTAATGTTATttgtttcaagtgtggaaagCCGAGTCACAAGAGTAATGTGTGTAGGCTTGGTGAAACGAGATGTTTCCGTTGTGGTATGTCGGGACATGCGGCTCGTGATTGTAAGCAGAAGGATGTTGTTTGCTTTAACTGTGGGGAAGGAGGACATATCAGTGCTAAATGTCAGAAGCCAAAGAGGGGACAAGAGAGTGGTAAAGTGTTCGCTTTGTCGGGAACTCATACTACAAATGAAGATGGACTTATTCGAGGTACTTATTTCATTAATAGCAttcctttaattactattattgataccggtgccACACACTGTTTTGTTGCTGCGGATTGTGTTGAAAGATTGGGTCTTTCTTTGTCTTCCTTGGGTAGAGATATGATTGTTGAGGTTCCCGTTAAGGGAACGGTATCTACGTCTCTTGCGTGTAAGAGTTGCCCCTTGTTAATATTTGGTAAAGATTTTGTAGTTGATCTTGTTTGTTTGCCGCTTGTCGGGTTGGATGTAGTATTGGGTATGGACTGGTTGAAATCCAACTATGttcatattaattgctacaaCAACACTGTGAGGTTTTCTTCTACCGAAGAAGAGGGAAGAACATAA